The nucleotide window CGGACAAGAAACGGCAATTAATCAAGCTCAAATTATCTGTGACGGCGTAATCTTAGCTAGAGAATTAGTCAATGGGCCAGCGAACAGTGTTACCCCCATTACAATGGCACAAACCGCCGAAACTCTCGCCTCTGACTATGGATTAACCTTAACCATTTTAGAGCAAGAAGACTGTGAAAAGTTGGGGATGGGAGCTTATTTAGGAGTCGCCAAAGCGTCCGATCTACCTCCTAAATTTATTCATCTAACCTATAAACCCGAAGGAACACCAAAGCGAAAACTCGCTATCGTCGGCAAAAGTTTAACCTTTGACTCTGGTGGGTTAAATATCAAAGTTAGTGGCAGTGGCATAGAAACCATGAAAATGGACATGGGGGGAGGTGCAGCTACTTTGGGGGCGGCGAAAGCGATCGCTCAATTAAAACCCGATGTCGAAGTTCATTTTATCTGTGCCGCTACCGAAAATATGATCAGTGGTAAAGCGATGCACCCCGGCGATATTCTCACCGCTTCTAACGGAAAAACTATCGAAGTCAATAATACCGATGCAGAAGGGCGCTTAACCTTAGCAGATGCCTTAGTCTTTGCCGAACAATTAGAAGTGGATGCTATTGTTGATTTAGCCACCTTAACCGGTGCCTGTATTATTGCGTTAGGGGATGATATTTCTGGGTTATGGAGTCCTAATGAGGAGTTAGCGACTCAATTAAAAACCGCCGCCGAATTAGCCGGCGAAAAATTCTGGCAAATGCCTTTAGAAGAAAAGTATTTTGAGGGAATGAAGTCACCGATCGCGGATATGAAAAATACAGGGCCTCGTGCCGGAGGATCTATTACCGCCGCTTTATTCCTAAAACAGTTTATTAAAGAAACTCCTTGGGCCCATTTAGATATTGCTGGCCCTGTTTGGACTGATAAAGAAGGAGGAATTAATAATACGGGGGCGACAGGTTTTCCGGTACGAACTTTAGTTAACTGGGTTTTAAGTTAAC belongs to Gloeothece citriformis PCC 7424 and includes:
- a CDS encoding leucyl aminopeptidase, which codes for MDIRATEQTILNWTGETLALGIFEGATELTEELGELNERLGGTLQELITEEEFEAKTGTSAVTRLGKDSPIRKLILVGLGKPEDFKLHSLRNAAANIARSAKKLKIKTLGISLPVFNNAPTLTTGAIVEGVLLALHTDLRFKSEPEDKGAKLETVDLLGLAGQETAINQAQIICDGVILARELVNGPANSVTPITMAQTAETLASDYGLTLTILEQEDCEKLGMGAYLGVAKASDLPPKFIHLTYKPEGTPKRKLAIVGKSLTFDSGGLNIKVSGSGIETMKMDMGGGAATLGAAKAIAQLKPDVEVHFICAATENMISGKAMHPGDILTASNGKTIEVNNTDAEGRLTLADALVFAEQLEVDAIVDLATLTGACIIALGDDISGLWSPNEELATQLKTAAELAGEKFWQMPLEEKYFEGMKSPIADMKNTGPRAGGSITAALFLKQFIKETPWAHLDIAGPVWTDKEGGINNTGATGFPVRTLVNWVLS